A window of the Azospirillum brasilense genome harbors these coding sequences:
- a CDS encoding AraC family transcriptional regulator, with protein MTVSVCGTLDEILHPASADFRSLPDLIGGLMDRLADRAPLRGGALWLQDMGTLVLAQDRAGGRLCWTADGDPNDAAADPEAVVVPITYADAPVGEMRLVLDHAPDGAAPEAPILQDVARQCGYLAKRYEVRRWAERRFGRPLMMVGMSQALRELDAFLEQAAHSALPVLLTGEFGTEKAQLAAAIHGCGPRRDGPFVQINGADPAGTPADWFARAAGGTLFLSGVDEMTPALQGQIVQHMPSQLGQWLDAPGGWTHSGNGAGNGMTSGMANGMGSLRVIASTTADLRRLAEEGRFSRPLLAELDFLCATVPPLRDRPADIEPLVLAALDRHGGRADETRTDELIALCKAHSWPENLFELERVIARLAVMTGGKPIRHGDVRRHAPWMVGGAMPAYAESTIQPADQSVGQSEAAPVPPPTPAPADHWVYCALTRDPAALARLHGGLRKALVFLGERFADPITLDELSRQAHVSPSHLSYLFRTELHTSFKGLLGRIRIHKAQEILAADRRLPITEVAMNVGYGDLSHFEKSFRRIVGQSPREYRRNLPGTPARG; from the coding sequence ATGACTGTATCGGTCTGTGGCACGCTGGACGAGATCCTACACCCGGCCTCGGCCGATTTCCGCAGCCTGCCGGACCTGATCGGCGGGCTGATGGACCGGCTGGCCGACCGCGCGCCGCTGCGCGGCGGAGCGCTGTGGCTCCAGGACATGGGCACGCTGGTGCTCGCCCAGGACCGGGCGGGCGGCCGTCTCTGCTGGACGGCGGACGGCGACCCCAACGACGCCGCGGCCGACCCGGAGGCGGTGGTGGTGCCCATCACCTACGCCGACGCGCCGGTCGGCGAGATGCGGCTGGTTCTCGACCATGCGCCGGACGGCGCCGCGCCCGAAGCGCCCATTCTGCAGGACGTCGCCCGCCAGTGCGGCTATCTGGCCAAGCGCTACGAGGTGCGGCGCTGGGCGGAGCGGCGGTTCGGGCGGCCCCTGATGATGGTCGGCATGAGCCAGGCGCTGCGCGAACTGGACGCCTTTCTGGAACAGGCCGCGCACAGCGCGCTCCCCGTCCTGCTGACCGGGGAGTTCGGAACGGAGAAGGCGCAGCTCGCCGCGGCGATCCACGGCTGCGGACCGCGGCGCGACGGCCCCTTCGTCCAGATCAACGGGGCGGACCCGGCGGGGACTCCCGCCGACTGGTTCGCGCGGGCCGCCGGGGGCACCCTGTTCCTCAGCGGCGTGGACGAGATGACGCCGGCCCTTCAGGGGCAGATCGTCCAGCACATGCCGTCCCAGCTCGGTCAATGGCTCGACGCGCCGGGCGGCTGGACGCACTCCGGCAATGGGGCGGGCAACGGGATGACAAGCGGGATGGCCAACGGAATGGGGAGCCTGCGGGTGATCGCCTCGACGACCGCCGACCTGCGGCGGCTGGCGGAGGAGGGGCGGTTCTCCCGTCCGCTGCTGGCCGAGCTGGATTTCCTGTGCGCCACCGTGCCGCCGCTGCGCGACCGGCCCGCGGATATCGAGCCGCTGGTCCTCGCCGCCCTGGATCGCCACGGCGGACGCGCCGACGAGACGCGGACTGACGAGCTGATCGCCCTGTGCAAGGCCCACAGCTGGCCGGAGAACCTGTTCGAGCTGGAGCGGGTGATCGCCCGGCTTGCGGTGATGACCGGAGGCAAGCCGATCCGCCATGGCGACGTGCGCCGCCACGCCCCCTGGATGGTCGGCGGCGCCATGCCGGCCTACGCGGAGTCCACCATCCAACCGGCTGACCAATCGGTTGGCCAGTCGGAGGCCGCGCCGGTTCCCCCGCCGACCCCGGCGCCTGCCGACCACTGGGTGTATTGCGCGCTGACCCGGGACCCGGCGGCGCTGGCCCGGCTGCACGGCGGCTTGCGCAAGGCGCTGGTGTTCCTGGGCGAGCGCTTCGCCGATCCGATCACGCTGGACGAGCTGTCCCGGCAAGCCCATGTCAGCCCGTCTCACCTCAGCTACCTGTTCCGGACGGAGCTTCACACCTCCTTCAAGGGTCTGCTCGGCCGCATCCGCATTCACAAGGCGCAGGAAATCCTGGCCGCGGATCGCCGCCTCCCTATCACCGAAGTGGCGATGAACGTCGGCTACGGCGACCTCAGCCATTTCGAGAAAAGCTTCCGCCGTATCGTCGGGCAGAGCCCTCGGGAATACCGGCGCAACCTGCCGGGAACCCCCGCGCGCGGCTGA
- the adhE gene encoding bifunctional acetaldehyde-CoA/alcohol dehydrogenase, translating into MPVTTLADLNDLVLRVREAQKVYAGFPQETVDRIFRNAALAAANARIPLAKLAVAETRMGVMEDKVVKNHFASEYIYNKYKDEKTCGILEEDPEYGIMTIAEPVGLICAIVPTTNPTSTAIFKALISLKTRNGIVFSPHPRARKATCEAARIVLQAAVEAGAPPDIIGWIDEPSVELSNAVMHHPDINLILATGGPGMVKAAYSSGKPAIGVGAGNTPAVIDEFADIKRAVASILMSKTFDNGVVCASEQSAIVVDAVYNAVRDRFAHHGGHILSAGDADAVRKVLLKNGALNADIVGQSAGAIAAMAGVSVPANTKVLIAEVEAVTENEPFAHEKLSPTLALYRARDFMDACDKAAALVALGGIGHTSALYTDQDQQPERIRHFGQAMKTARILINTPSSQGGIGDLYNFRLAPSLTLGCGSWGGNSISENVGPQHLINRKTVAKRAENMLWHKLPKSIYFRRGCLPFALEELGGKKRCLIVTDRFLFENGHVDETVRILKGLGLAVETFFEVAADPTLAVVRRGLALANAFQPDVILALGGGSPMDAAKIMWVMYEAPDVAFEDLALRFMDIRKRIYTFPKLGVKAQFVAVPTTSGTGSEVTPFAVVTDERTGIKYPIADYELTPNMAIIDANLVMDMPKGLTAAGGIDAVTHALEAYVSILANEYTDGQALQALKLLKEHLPSAYANGAKDPKAREQVHSAATLAGIAFANAFLGVCHSMAHKLGAEFHLPHGVANALLIANVIRYNAADIPTKQTAFSQYDRPKGVARYAEIARHLGLGGSRDHERVETLVAWVEELKRTLDIPASIQAAGVPEAEFLARLDAIAEAAFDDQCTGANPRFPLVAEIRQLLLDSYYGRAYAEDAGRVQEAGAERKPVALVRSR; encoded by the coding sequence ATGCCCGTCACCACGCTTGCAGACCTCAACGACCTCGTCCTTCGCGTCCGGGAGGCGCAGAAAGTTTACGCCGGCTTCCCGCAGGAGACCGTGGACCGCATCTTCCGCAACGCCGCCCTGGCCGCCGCCAACGCGCGCATCCCGCTGGCGAAGCTGGCGGTTGCCGAGACGCGCATGGGCGTGATGGAGGACAAGGTCGTCAAGAACCACTTCGCCTCCGAATACATCTACAACAAGTACAAGGACGAGAAGACCTGCGGCATCCTCGAGGAGGACCCGGAATACGGCATCATGACGATCGCCGAGCCGGTGGGCCTGATCTGCGCCATCGTGCCGACGACCAACCCGACCTCGACCGCCATCTTCAAGGCGCTGATCAGCCTGAAGACGCGCAACGGCATCGTCTTCTCGCCGCACCCCCGCGCCCGCAAGGCGACCTGCGAGGCCGCTCGGATCGTGCTCCAGGCGGCGGTGGAGGCTGGCGCGCCGCCGGACATCATCGGCTGGATCGACGAGCCCTCGGTGGAATTGTCGAACGCGGTGATGCACCACCCCGACATCAACCTGATCCTGGCGACCGGCGGGCCGGGCATGGTCAAGGCGGCCTACTCCTCGGGCAAGCCGGCCATCGGCGTCGGGGCCGGCAACACCCCGGCGGTGATCGACGAATTCGCCGACATCAAGCGGGCCGTCGCCTCCATCCTGATGTCCAAGACCTTCGACAACGGCGTGGTCTGCGCGTCCGAACAGTCGGCCATCGTCGTGGACGCCGTCTATAACGCGGTGCGCGACCGCTTCGCCCACCATGGCGGCCATATCCTGTCGGCTGGGGACGCCGACGCGGTGCGCAAGGTGCTGCTGAAGAACGGCGCGCTGAACGCCGACATCGTCGGCCAGTCGGCCGGCGCCATCGCCGCCATGGCCGGGGTGAGCGTTCCCGCAAACACCAAGGTGCTGATCGCCGAGGTCGAGGCGGTGACCGAGAACGAGCCCTTCGCCCACGAGAAGCTGTCGCCGACCCTGGCGCTCTACCGCGCCCGCGACTTCATGGACGCCTGTGACAAGGCGGCGGCGCTGGTCGCGCTGGGCGGCATCGGCCACACCTCCGCCCTCTACACCGACCAGGACCAGCAGCCGGAGCGCATCCGCCACTTCGGTCAGGCGATGAAGACCGCGCGCATCCTGATCAACACTCCGTCGTCGCAGGGCGGCATCGGCGACCTCTACAATTTCCGGCTGGCGCCGTCGCTGACGCTCGGCTGCGGTTCCTGGGGCGGCAACTCGATCTCCGAGAATGTCGGGCCGCAGCACCTCATCAACCGCAAGACCGTGGCAAAGCGGGCCGAGAACATGCTGTGGCACAAGCTGCCGAAATCCATCTACTTCCGCCGCGGCTGCCTGCCCTTCGCCCTGGAGGAACTGGGCGGCAAGAAACGCTGCCTGATCGTCACCGACCGCTTCCTGTTCGAAAACGGCCACGTCGACGAGACCGTGCGCATCCTCAAGGGGCTGGGCCTCGCGGTGGAGACTTTCTTCGAGGTCGCCGCCGATCCCACCCTGGCGGTGGTGCGGCGCGGGCTGGCGCTCGCCAACGCCTTCCAGCCGGACGTCATCCTGGCGCTGGGCGGCGGCTCGCCGATGGACGCGGCCAAGATCATGTGGGTGATGTACGAGGCGCCGGACGTCGCCTTCGAGGATCTGGCCCTGCGCTTCATGGACATCCGCAAGCGCATCTACACCTTCCCCAAGCTGGGGGTGAAGGCGCAGTTCGTCGCCGTTCCGACCACGTCCGGCACCGGGTCGGAGGTTACGCCCTTCGCCGTGGTGACCGACGAGCGCACCGGCATCAAGTACCCGATCGCGGACTATGAACTGACGCCGAACATGGCGATCATCGACGCCAATCTGGTGATGGACATGCCGAAGGGCCTGACCGCCGCCGGGGGCATCGATGCGGTGACCCACGCGCTGGAGGCCTACGTCTCCATCCTCGCCAACGAATACACCGACGGGCAGGCGCTGCAGGCGCTGAAGCTGCTGAAGGAGCATCTGCCCTCCGCCTACGCCAACGGCGCCAAGGACCCCAAGGCGCGCGAGCAGGTGCACAGCGCCGCCACGCTGGCCGGCATCGCCTTTGCCAACGCCTTCCTCGGCGTCTGCCATTCGATGGCGCACAAGCTGGGGGCGGAGTTCCACCTGCCGCACGGCGTCGCCAACGCGCTGCTAATCGCCAACGTCATCCGCTACAACGCCGCCGACATCCCGACCAAGCAGACCGCCTTCAGCCAGTACGACCGGCCCAAGGGCGTTGCCCGCTACGCCGAGATCGCCCGGCACCTCGGCCTCGGCGGCAGCCGCGACCATGAGCGGGTGGAGACGCTGGTGGCCTGGGTGGAGGAGCTGAAGCGGACGCTGGACATCCCGGCCTCGATCCAGGCCGCCGGGGTGCCGGAGGCGGAGTTCCTGGCCCGGCTGGACGCCATCGCCGAGGCCGCCTTCGACGACCAGTGCACCGGCGCCAACCCGCGCTTCCCGCTGGTCGCGGAGATCCGGCAGCTCCTGCTCGACAGCTACTACGGCCGCGCCTACGCCGAGGACGCGGGGCGTGTGCAGGAGGCCGGGGCGGAGCGCAAGCCGGTGGCGCTGGTCCGTTCGCGGTGA
- the gcvA gene encoding transcriptional regulator GcvA yields the protein MGLQRRLLPSMSALSAFEAAARTGSFTAAAQELALTQGAVSRQIKALEDQLGVPLFVRRDQRVALTPAGESYAAEVREALHRVGAATLRVMTAPQGGVLKLAVLPTFGTRWLVPRLPAFQAAHPQIIIHFMTKMEPFDFRSEDLDAAIHFGAADWPGAVCERLMEEEVLPLCAPSFLAAHPIRTASDLVALPLLHTTSRPEAWRDWFAAQGIERHEGAGMFFEQFSTTAQAAITGLGVALLPTLLVQAELRDGALVPALDRPYRNPDRAYHLVHPSSRAHHPPLMAFREWLLGACASASAGRGR from the coding sequence ATGGGTCTGCAACGCCGCCTTCTCCCGTCCATGAGCGCGCTCTCCGCCTTCGAGGCGGCGGCGCGCACCGGCAGCTTCACCGCCGCGGCGCAGGAGTTGGCGCTGACCCAGGGCGCCGTCAGCCGGCAGATCAAGGCGCTGGAGGACCAGCTCGGCGTTCCGCTGTTCGTGCGCCGCGACCAGCGCGTGGCCCTGACGCCGGCCGGCGAGTCCTACGCGGCGGAGGTGCGGGAGGCGCTTCACCGGGTGGGGGCGGCGACGCTCCGGGTCATGACCGCGCCGCAGGGGGGCGTGCTGAAGCTGGCCGTTCTGCCGACCTTCGGCACGCGCTGGCTGGTGCCGCGCCTGCCCGCCTTCCAGGCGGCGCACCCGCAGATCATCATCCATTTCATGACGAAGATGGAGCCCTTCGACTTCCGGTCGGAGGATCTGGACGCCGCCATCCATTTCGGCGCCGCCGACTGGCCCGGCGCGGTGTGCGAGCGGCTGATGGAGGAGGAGGTCCTGCCGCTCTGCGCTCCGTCCTTCCTGGCCGCCCACCCGATCCGCACGGCGTCGGACCTCGTGGCGCTGCCGCTGCTGCACACCACCAGCCGTCCGGAGGCGTGGCGGGACTGGTTCGCCGCCCAGGGCATTGAGCGGCACGAGGGCGCCGGCATGTTCTTCGAACAGTTCTCCACCACTGCCCAGGCGGCGATCACCGGGTTGGGGGTGGCGCTGCTGCCAACCCTGCTGGTGCAGGCCGAGTTGCGGGACGGGGCGCTGGTCCCGGCGCTGGACCGGCCCTACCGAAACCCGGACCGTGCCTATCACCTCGTCCACCCCTCGTCACGGGCGCATCACCCGCCACTGATGGCGTTCCGGGAGTGGTTGCTGGGGGCCTGCGCGTCGGCTTCCGCCGGTCGCGGCCGCTGA
- a CDS encoding thiamine pyrophosphate-binding protein, translated as MKTGGQLIVDALEAQGVERVFCVPGESYLAVLDALHDSPIRTINARHESGAAMMAEAEGKLTGRPGICFVTRGPGATNAAPGVHVAQQDSTPMILFIGQIERGMRGRDAFQEVDYTLMFGGMAKWVAEIDSADRVPEMVSRAFHTALAGRPGPVVLVLPEDMLVETADAAAARPAQPVDSAPTPAQVAEVGRLLAGAKRPLVIAGGSRWTEDAVASLHVFAETFALPVAVTFRRQMLFDHAHPNYAGDIGLGINPKLVALVKDADVILLLGGRFSEVPSQSYGLLGIPETGKTLIHVHPGAEELGRVYNPDLAINATPGGFLDAVAGLEAPASPAWAGQAETAHAAYTAWSEPPATIPGDVQMGAVMSWLRDTLPDDAILTNGAGNYATWIHRFWRFRRFATQAAPVCGSMGYGLPAAVAAKLLHPEREVVCFAGDGCFQMTGLEFGTAVQEGANLIVLVIDNGMYGTIRMHQERDYPGRVSGTALTNPDFAALARAYGGHGETVERTEEFAPAFERARAAGRPAILHVKLDPEALTPNRSLSDIRAAGRQR; from the coding sequence ATGAAGACCGGAGGCCAGTTGATCGTCGATGCGCTGGAGGCGCAGGGCGTCGAGCGTGTGTTCTGCGTGCCGGGCGAAAGCTACCTCGCCGTGCTGGACGCGCTGCACGATTCCCCGATCCGCACGATCAACGCCCGCCACGAGAGCGGCGCCGCCATGATGGCGGAGGCCGAGGGCAAGCTGACCGGCCGGCCGGGCATCTGCTTCGTCACCCGCGGCCCCGGCGCCACCAACGCCGCGCCGGGCGTGCATGTGGCGCAGCAGGACTCCACCCCGATGATCCTGTTCATCGGCCAGATCGAGCGCGGCATGCGCGGGCGCGACGCCTTCCAGGAGGTCGACTACACCCTCATGTTCGGCGGCATGGCCAAGTGGGTGGCGGAGATCGACAGCGCCGACCGCGTGCCGGAAATGGTCAGCCGCGCCTTCCACACCGCGCTCGCCGGCCGTCCCGGCCCGGTCGTGCTGGTGCTGCCGGAGGACATGCTGGTGGAAACGGCGGATGCGGCCGCCGCCCGCCCGGCCCAGCCGGTGGACAGCGCCCCCACCCCCGCCCAGGTCGCCGAGGTCGGGCGTCTGCTCGCCGGGGCGAAGCGCCCGCTGGTCATCGCCGGTGGCTCCCGCTGGACCGAGGACGCGGTGGCCTCGCTGCACGTTTTCGCCGAGACCTTCGCGCTGCCGGTGGCCGTCACCTTCCGCCGCCAGATGCTGTTCGACCACGCGCACCCGAACTACGCGGGCGACATCGGGCTGGGCATCAACCCGAAGCTGGTCGCCCTGGTGAAGGACGCCGACGTGATCCTGCTGCTCGGCGGCCGCTTCTCGGAGGTGCCGTCGCAGAGCTACGGGCTGCTCGGCATCCCGGAAACCGGCAAGACGCTGATCCACGTCCATCCGGGGGCGGAGGAGCTGGGCCGCGTCTACAACCCCGACCTCGCCATCAACGCCACGCCGGGGGGTTTCCTCGACGCCGTCGCCGGGCTGGAGGCGCCGGCCTCCCCCGCCTGGGCCGGCCAGGCCGAGACCGCGCACGCCGCCTACACCGCCTGGAGCGAGCCGCCGGCCACGATCCCCGGCGACGTCCAGATGGGCGCCGTCATGTCCTGGCTGCGCGACACCCTGCCCGACGACGCCATCCTGACCAACGGCGCCGGCAACTACGCCACCTGGATCCACCGCTTCTGGCGCTTCCGCCGCTTCGCCACGCAGGCGGCGCCGGTCTGCGGCTCGATGGGCTACGGCCTGCCCGCCGCCGTGGCGGCCAAGCTGCTGCACCCGGAGCGCGAGGTGGTCTGCTTCGCCGGGGACGGCTGCTTCCAGATGACCGGGCTGGAGTTCGGCACCGCCGTGCAGGAGGGCGCCAACCTGATCGTGCTGGTCATCGACAACGGCATGTACGGCACCATCCGCATGCACCAGGAGCGCGATTATCCGGGCCGCGTGTCCGGCACCGCCCTGACCAACCCGGACTTCGCCGCGCTCGCCCGCGCCTATGGCGGCCATGGCGAGACGGTGGAGCGGACGGAGGAGTTCGCCCCGGCCTTCGAGCGCGCCCGCGCCGCCGGCCGGCCGGCCATCCTGCACGTCAAGCTCGACCCCGAAGCCCTGACGCCGAACCGCAGCCTGTCCGACATCCGCGCCGCCGGGCGCCAGCGCTAA
- a CDS encoding aldehyde dehydrogenase family protein, with protein MQHRDLLSRLGLELPADGAGLSVRSPIDGAALGVAPVTPASEIPEVAARAQRAFEAWRSVPAPRRGELVRLLGEELRDAKEDLGRLVTLEMGKIVQEGLGEVQEMIDICDFAVGLSRQLYGLTIASERPGHAMRETWHPMGPCAVISAFNFPVAVWAWNAALALVCGDPVIWKPSEKTPLTALACQRIFERAVARFGDAPADLLQVVNGGRDVGEALVASPLIPIVSATGSTRMGREVALKVAERFARPILELGGNNAMIVAPSADLDMAVRAIVFSAVGTCGQRCTTLCRLIVHKDVRDTLLPRLKAAYGSVPIGNPLESGVLVGPLNDKGAYEGMQRALEQAKADGGVVTGGGRALADQYPDAWYVQPAIVEMPGQTDIVRQETFAPILYVLTYETLEEAIALQNAVPQGLSSCIFTTDIREAESFLSASGSDCGIANVNIGPSGAEIGGAFGGEKETGGGRESGSDAWKGYMRRQTATVNYSRALPLAQGIKFEIAG; from the coding sequence ATGCAGCACCGCGACCTTCTCTCCCGCCTCGGCCTTGAGCTTCCCGCCGACGGCGCCGGCCTGTCCGTCCGCTCGCCCATTGACGGCGCTGCGCTGGGCGTGGCGCCGGTCACCCCGGCGTCGGAGATCCCAGAGGTGGCCGCCCGCGCCCAGCGCGCCTTCGAGGCGTGGCGCTCCGTCCCGGCGCCGCGCCGCGGCGAGCTGGTCCGCCTGCTGGGCGAGGAGCTGCGCGACGCCAAGGAAGACCTGGGCCGTCTCGTCACGCTGGAGATGGGCAAGATCGTCCAGGAGGGCCTGGGCGAGGTCCAGGAGATGATCGACATCTGCGACTTCGCGGTCGGCCTGTCCCGCCAGCTCTACGGCCTGACCATCGCGTCGGAGCGTCCGGGCCACGCGATGCGCGAGACCTGGCATCCGATGGGCCCCTGCGCGGTGATCTCCGCCTTCAACTTCCCGGTCGCGGTCTGGGCCTGGAACGCCGCCCTGGCGCTGGTCTGCGGCGACCCGGTGATCTGGAAGCCGTCGGAGAAGACCCCGCTGACCGCGCTCGCCTGCCAGCGCATCTTCGAGCGCGCGGTGGCCCGCTTCGGCGACGCCCCGGCGGACCTGCTGCAGGTCGTCAACGGCGGCCGCGACGTCGGCGAGGCGCTGGTCGCCAGCCCGCTGATCCCCATCGTATCGGCCACCGGCTCGACCCGCATGGGCCGCGAGGTCGCGCTGAAGGTGGCGGAGCGCTTCGCCCGCCCGATCCTGGAGCTGGGCGGCAACAACGCCATGATCGTGGCACCGTCAGCCGACCTCGACATGGCGGTACGCGCCATCGTCTTCTCGGCGGTGGGCACCTGCGGCCAGCGCTGCACCACGCTGTGCCGCCTGATCGTCCACAAGGACGTGCGCGACACGCTGCTGCCGCGCCTGAAGGCCGCCTACGGCTCCGTTCCCATCGGCAACCCGCTGGAGTCCGGCGTGCTGGTCGGCCCGCTCAACGACAAGGGCGCCTATGAGGGCATGCAGCGCGCGCTGGAGCAGGCCAAGGCCGACGGCGGCGTGGTGACCGGCGGCGGCCGTGCGCTCGCCGACCAGTATCCGGACGCCTGGTACGTGCAGCCGGCCATCGTCGAGATGCCGGGCCAGACCGACATCGTCCGTCAAGAGACCTTCGCCCCGATCCTCTACGTCCTGACCTACGAGACGCTCGAGGAGGCCATCGCGCTTCAGAACGCGGTGCCGCAGGGACTCTCGTCCTGCATCTTCACCACCGACATCCGCGAGGCCGAGAGCTTCCTGTCGGCGTCGGGCAGCGACTGCGGCATTGCCAACGTCAACATCGGCCCGTCGGGTGCTGAAATCGGCGGCGCCTTCGGCGGCGAGAAGGAGACGGGCGGCGGGCGCGAGTCCGGGTCGGACGCCTGGAAGGGCTACATGCGCCGCCAGACGGCGACGGTGAACTACTCCCGCGCCCTGCCGCTGGCCCAGGGGATTAAGTTCGAGATCGCCGGCTGA
- a CDS encoding DMT family transporter has translation MTTTEKALSAASSGRAGIAWMLLTTLLFVTQDATLRVLVQTYPFAEVAWARFAVHLAIAFAVVAVRSPSHLIAKRPGIQILRSALLAVLTLLVAVSYKTLPFVDVAAIANVAPVLVTVLSVPLLKEKVGWRRGLGVLGCFIGAMIIIGPASIVFQWAILLPLAAALCNALYQIVTRLLRGGDSTLTTFFYTSMAGTVLCGLLLPFGWVTPDLTGAALMIMLGVLGACSHYCLIRAYTVADAATVAPFGYTTLIWAVLYGLLVFGESPSASTLAGGLVIVASGIYIFHREQVRAREAAANEAANGA, from the coding sequence ATGACCACCACCGAAAAGGCCCTGTCCGCAGCCTCCTCCGGGCGGGCCGGCATCGCCTGGATGCTGCTGACCACGCTTCTGTTCGTGACGCAGGACGCGACCCTGCGCGTTCTGGTGCAGACCTATCCCTTCGCCGAGGTCGCCTGGGCGCGCTTCGCGGTGCATCTGGCCATCGCCTTCGCCGTGGTGGCGGTGCGCTCCCCCAGCCATTTGATCGCCAAGCGTCCGGGGATCCAGATCCTTCGCTCCGCCCTGCTGGCGGTGCTGACGCTGCTGGTGGCGGTGTCCTACAAGACGCTGCCCTTCGTGGACGTGGCGGCCATCGCCAACGTGGCGCCGGTCCTGGTCACCGTCCTCTCCGTTCCGCTGCTCAAGGAGAAAGTGGGCTGGCGGCGCGGTCTGGGGGTGCTGGGCTGCTTCATCGGGGCGATGATCATCATCGGCCCGGCCAGCATCGTCTTTCAATGGGCGATCCTGCTGCCGTTGGCCGCCGCGCTGTGCAACGCGCTCTACCAGATCGTCACCCGGCTGCTGCGTGGCGGCGATTCCACCCTGACGACCTTCTTCTACACCAGCATGGCCGGTACGGTGCTCTGCGGGCTGCTGCTGCCCTTCGGCTGGGTGACGCCGGACCTGACGGGGGCGGCGCTGATGATCATGCTCGGCGTGCTGGGGGCGTGCAGCCATTACTGCCTGATCCGCGCCTACACGGTGGCGGACGCGGCGACGGTGGCGCCCTTCGGCTACACGACGCTGATCTGGGCGGTGCTCTACGGCCTGCTGGTCTTCGGGGAATCGCCCAGCGCCTCGACCCTTGCCGGCGGTCTGGTGATCGTCGCCAGCGGCATCTACATCTTCCACCGCGAGCAGGTGCGGGCGCGCGAGGCGGCGGCCAACGAAGCGGCGAACGGGGCCTGA
- a CDS encoding copper chaperone PCu(A)C, with product MKKHALALAALIALTAGTALAHGFKAGPVDIEHPWARATAPSAPNGSAYMVLSTHGPDSDRLLSASTPVADKAELHTHLMDNGVMKMRQVDAIEVSPGSPTALQPGGLHVMLFGLKQPLAPGKAFPLTLTFEKAGPVTVQVDVQSAGSAAPSHGGAGGPQAGGTQHKH from the coding sequence ATGAAGAAGCACGCCCTGGCGCTCGCCGCGCTGATCGCCCTGACCGCCGGCACCGCCCTGGCCCATGGTTTCAAGGCCGGACCGGTTGACATCGAACATCCCTGGGCGCGCGCGACCGCACCCTCGGCCCCGAACGGCTCGGCCTACATGGTGCTGAGCACCCACGGCCCGGACAGCGACCGTCTGCTGTCGGCCAGCACGCCTGTCGCCGACAAGGCCGAGCTGCACACGCACCTGATGGACAACGGCGTCATGAAGATGCGTCAGGTCGACGCCATCGAGGTGTCGCCCGGCTCGCCGACCGCGCTGCAGCCCGGCGGCCTGCACGTCATGCTGTTCGGCCTGAAGCAGCCGCTCGCTCCGGGGAAGGCGTTCCCGCTGACCCTGACCTTCGAGAAGGCCGGGCCGGTGACCGTCCAGGTGGACGTGCAGAGCGCAGGGTCCGCCGCCCCGTCGCATGGCGGTGCCGGCGGGCCGCAGGCCGGCGGCACGCAGCACAAGCACTGA
- a CDS encoding DUF2946 domain-containing protein yields MNGATSARPSASPLRSGEWGGLSGHREKGGAALAALALRGRSGLAAALAAVLLLILAQVPGQAVAMLSAGLAQSFWAASMCGPDGATDRMPGAPDQPKHDLEHCLGCQLGCAPPAMLTPVDVTVPPPRLSGALRALPLRTRKLRRRSVFRPNARAPPMMRPAPIN; encoded by the coding sequence TTGAACGGGGCAACGTCAGCACGGCCATCGGCCTCCCCTCTCCGTTCTGGGGAGTGGGGCGGGCTGAGCGGGCATCGCGAGAAGGGCGGCGCCGCGCTCGCGGCGCTTGCGCTCCGCGGGCGATCCGGGCTGGCTGCGGCGCTGGCCGCCGTTCTTCTGCTGATCCTGGCCCAGGTGCCGGGGCAAGCGGTCGCCATGCTGTCCGCCGGTCTGGCGCAGTCCTTCTGGGCGGCGTCCATGTGCGGCCCGGATGGGGCGACGGACCGGATGCCCGGCGCGCCCGACCAGCCGAAGCACGATCTGGAGCATTGCCTGGGCTGCCAGCTCGGCTGCGCGCCGCCGGCGATGCTGACCCCGGTGGACGTCACCGTTCCGCCGCCGCGCCTGTCAGGGGCGCTGCGCGCGCTTCCCCTTCGAACCCGCAAGCTGCGTCGCCGGAGCGTTTTCCGCCCGAACGCCCGTGCTCCGCCGATGATGCGTCCTGCCCCGATCAACTGA